The following proteins come from a genomic window of Lolium rigidum isolate FL_2022 chromosome 5, APGP_CSIRO_Lrig_0.1, whole genome shotgun sequence:
- the LOC124657476 gene encoding probable NAD kinase 2, chloroplastic, which produces MLAVCARHGPAKLPLPPPAGDRVAAGRWWWWRPAGARRGLVARAPSFNSRIGLDSQNSHTRDLSQLLWVGPVPGDIAEIEAYCRIFRAAEQLQNAVMSALCDPETGECPVRYDVPSEDLPVLEDKVAAVLGCMLALLNRGRTEVLAGRSGVAGAFQGSEHSTMDRIPPLALFRGDMKRCCESMQVALSSYLVPNEARGLDIWMRLQRLKNACYDAGFARTDSHPCPTLFANWFPVYFSTVPDDSATDELEVAFWRGGQVSVEGLAWLLAKGFKTIVDLREEDVKDDLYLSAVGEAVSSGKIEVVNMPVEIGTAPSAEQVQQFAALVSDGAKKPIYLHSKEGIGRASAMVSRWKQYATRAERLATKKRSPNVNGKALKNDRTEQHTSSENGALLESDGTVDAGEARDTEIEISHNNLEVTNSLPNDQSTEQGELHGSRTELLSDFKLETSPLKAQFPSGNVFSRKEMTNFFRSKRIYPKSVLNSRRRSSSLMISRRKQNLRAEQNEAIDCEAADMMVLKNANGTLFDNDYVLSVSSGITNGKLSNNGTSTSSEQKQNPASLLTIDTGASNGNSSNGNAQLGSQKPSEKNGAPYLERYPSDSVDGSICASSTGVVRIQSRRKAEMFLVRTDGFSCTREKVTESSLAFTHPSTQQQMLMWKSPPKTVLLLKKLGDELMEEAKEVASFLHHQEKMNVLVEPDVHDVFARIPGYGFVQTFYTQDTSDLHERVDFVTCLGGDGVILHASNLFRTSVPPVVSFNLGSLGFLTSHIFEGFRQDMRAVIHGNNTLGVYITLRMRLRCVIFRNGKAMPGKVFDVLNEVVVDRGSNPYLSKIECYEHNHLITKVQGDGVIVATPTGSTAYSTAAGGSMVHPNVPCMLFTPICPHSLSFRPVILPDSARLELKIPDDARSNAWVSFDGKRRQQLSRGDSVHISMSEHPLPTVNKSDQTGDWFRSLIRCLNWNERLDQKAL; this is translated from the exons ATGCTCGCCGTGTGCGCGCGGCACGGGCCCGCCAAGCTCCCGCTCCCGCCGCCCGCTGGCGACCGGGTCGCCGCAggcaggtggtggtggtggcgccccgCGGGAGCACGCCGTGGCCTCGTCGCGCGGGCGCCGTCATTCAATTCCCGGATCGGGCTCGATTCCCAG AATTCCCACACAAGGGACTTGTCCCAGCTGCTGTGGGTCGGTCCGGTGCCCGGCGACATCGCGGAGATCGAGGCCTACTGCCGCATATTCCGGGCCGCGGAGCAGCTCCAGAACGCTGTCATGTCGGCGCTCTGCGACCCAGAGACAGGCGAGTGCCCCGTGCGCTACGACGTGCCGTCGGAGGACCTGCCGGTGCTGGAGGACAAGGTTGCTGCCGTGCTCGGCTGCATGCTGGCATTGCTGAACCGGGGCAGGACAGAGGTGCTTGCGGGGCGGTCAGGCGTCGCGGGCGCCTTCCAGGGATCTGAGCACAGCACGATGGATAGGATCCCGCCGCTCGCCTTGTTCCGTGGGGATATGAAGCGGTGCTGCGAGAGCATGCAGGTTGCGCTTTCTAGTTACCTTGTACCGAACGAGGCCCGGGGACTGGATATATGGATGAGGCTGCAGAGGCTGAAGAATGCCTGCTACGATGCGGGGTTCGCAAGGACCGATAGCCACCCCTGTCCGACATTGTTCGCAAACTGGTTTCCGGTGTACTTTTCAACCGTGCCAGATGATTCGGCGACAGATGAGTTGGAGGTTGCATTTTGGAGGGGAGGGCAAGTCAGTGTGGAGGGACTGGCATGGTTGTTGGCCAAGGGGTTCAAAACTATTGTTGATCTCCGGGAGGAAGATGTTAAAGATGATTTATACCTTTCAGCAGTTGGGGAAGCTGTCTCATCCGGAAAGATAGAGGTGGTCAACATgccagttgagatcggcactgctCCCTCTGCCGAACAAGTTCAGCAATTTGCAGCACTTGTGTCAGATGGAGCCAAGAAGCCCATTTATCTTCATAGCAAGGAAGGGATTGGCAGGGCGTCTGCAATGGTCTCCAGATGGAAGCAGTATGCCACTCGTGCTGAGAGACTGGCTACTAAAAAGCGCTCACCGAATGTGAATGGTAAGGCCCTGAAGAACGATCGGACAGAACAGCACACAAGCAGTGAAAACGGTGCACTATTGGAGTCCGATGGAACTGTGGATGCTGGGGAAGCACGTGACACAGAAATAGAAATTTCACATAATAATCTGGAAGTTACTAATTCCCTTCCCAATGATCAAAGCACTGAACAAGGCGAGTTGCATGGCAGCAGGACGGAACTTCTTTCTGATTTTAAACTGGAGACTAGTCCCCTTAAGGCACAATTTCCTTCTGGCAATGTTTTCTCTAGAAAGGAGATGACCAATTTTTTTAGAAGCAAAAGGATTTATCCAAAATCTGTTCTGAACTCTCGGAGACGATCGAGTAGCTTAATGATCTCAAGGAGAAAGCAAAATCTCAGAGCTGAACAGAATGAAGCCATTGATTGTGAAGCAGCAGACATGATGGTTCTGAAAAACGCAAATGGGACGTTATTTGACAATGATTATGTACTATCAGTTTCTTCGGGGATCACTAATGGGAAGCTGTCAAACAATGGAACATCCACTTCTTCTGAGCAAAAGCAAAACCCAGCCTCTCTCCTAACTATTGATACAGGAGCATCTAATGGCAACAGCTCCAATGGGAATGCTCAGCTTGGATCACAAAAACCATCTGAAAAGAATGGCGCTCCTTATCTTGAGAGATACCCATCAGATTCCGTTGATGGAAGTATTTGTGCCTCTTCAACTGGTGTTGTCCGAATTCAATCAAGAAGAAAAGCTGAGATGTTTCTAGTACGTACAGATGGATTTTCTTGTACTAGAGAAAAAGTAACAGAATCATCTTTGGCTTTTACTCATCCTAGCACCCAGCAACAGATGCTTATGTGGAAATCTCCTCCAAAGACTGTTTTACTACTGAAGAAATTAGGCGATGAGCTCATGGAAGAGGCTAAAGAG GTCGCTTCATTTCTGCATCATCAAGAAAAGATGAATGTTCTTGTGGAGCCAGATGTTCATGATGTATTTGCAAGGATTCCTGGTTATGGTTTTGTGCAAACCTTTTATACTCAAGACACCAG TGACCTTCATGAGAGAGTTGATTTTGTCACATGCTTGGGTGGTGATGGGGTCATATTGCACGCATCAAACTTATTTAGGACTTCTGTACCACCTGTTGTGTCATTCAATCTTGGATCCCTTGGATTTCTGACTTCACATATT TTCGAAGGTTTCAGACAAGACATGAGAGCTGTCATCCACGGGAACAATACGCTTGGGGTTTATATAACCCTTAGAATGCGCCTACGCTGTGTGATCTTTCGAAATGGAAAAGCAATGCCTGGAAAAGTGTTTGATGTGCTAAATGAAGTTGTTGTTGATCGGGGTTCTAATCCATATCTTTCAAAAATTGAATGCTACGAGCATAACCACCTTATCACTAAG GTTCAAGGAGATGGTGTGATCGTAGCAACACCAACTGGCAGCACAGCATACTCTACTGCTGCAGGGGGTTCAATG GTCCATCCAAATGTCCCATGTATGCTGTTCACTCCAATCTGCCCACATTCACTGTCATTTAGACCTGTCATCCTTCCTGATTCTGCACGGCTTGAATTAAAG ATCCCAGATGATGCCAGAAGCAACGCTTGGGTGTCGTTCGATGGCAAAAGACGGCAGCAGCTGTCACGAGGAGACTCGGTTCATATATCCATGAGTGAGCACCCGCTCCCGACAGTCAACAAATCGGACCAAACCGGTGACTGGTTCCGCAGCTTGATCAGATGCCTGAACTGGAACGAGAGGCTGGACCAGAAGGCACTCTAG
- the LOC124652537 gene encoding ACT domain-containing protein ACR8-like — protein sequence MQWVDENNKLIRMNTPKVMIDNAVCPTATLVKVHVATKRGVLLDALQLFADLDLSVNKAYISCDGWWFMYVFHVTDRFRRKLTDGVIDYIQQSVGAWTEPSQPVALVEPTVLELTGVDRTGIISELFAVLADMGCSVVAASAWTHRGRLACLVYLRDVDAVRVPRIESRLGLLFRGLSDDASAGVAAVPACSVPHPDRRLHQLMCAARDPDRAFPTPSVSVESCGERGYSVVTVQCPDRPKLLYDVVCTLADMDYLVVDGTVDTSRGEVRQEFYIRSADGSPTSSEAEMHRVSQRLEDAIERRSFEGVRLELCTPDRPGLLTDVTRTFRENGLLVAQAEVSTKGGMATSVFYVTGTTAGQAVHQSAIDAVRERVGIDCLLVEEHRPQLYEDDHNGAGTGLLYGLGNLVKMKFYNLGLIWISRKTVAGMLPGETNGEEDPEMPGLRKGQGGGLGIRKEQDGETNLSLDK from the exons ATGCAGTGGGTAGACGAAAACAATAAGCTGATCAGGATGAACACCCCGAAGGTGATGATCGACAACGCCGTCTGCCCCACGGCCACGCTGGTGAAG GTTCATGTTGCGACCAAGAGAGGCGTCCTGCTCGACGCGTTGCAGCTGTTCGCCGACCTTGACCTCTCCGTCAACAAGGCCTACATCTCATGCGACGGCTGGTGGTTCATGTACGTCTTCCACGTCACCGACCGCTTCCGCCGCAAGCTCACCGACGGCGTCATCGACTACATTCAGCAG TCTGTTGGGGCCTGGACCGAGCCGTCGCAGCCGGTGGCGCTCGTGGAGCCGACGGTGCTGGAGCTCACGGGCGTCGACCGCACGGGGATCATCTCCGAGTTGTTCGCCGTGCTTGCCGACATGGGCTGCAGCGTCGTCGCCGCCAGTGCCTGGACGCACCGCGGCCGCCTGGCCTGCCTCGTGTACCTGCGCGACGTCGACGCCGTCCGTGTGCCGCGCATTGAgtcccgcctcggcctcctcttcCGCGGACTATCTGACGACGCCAGCGCCGGCGTGGCCGCCGTCCCCGCTTGCTCCGTCCCGCATCCTGACCGGCGCCTCCACCAGCTCATGTGCGCGGCCAGAGACCCCGACCGCGCGTTCCCCACCCCGTCCGTGTCCGTTGAGAGCTGCGGGGAGCGCGGGTACTCGGTGGTCACCGTGCAGTGCCCGGACCGCCCCAAGCTGCTCTACGACGTGGTGTGCACTCTCGCCGACATGGACTACCTCGTCGTCGACGGCACCGTCGACACTAGCCGCGGCGAGGTGCGGCAGGAGTTCTACATTAGGAGCGCCGACGGTAGCCCCACCAGCTCCGAGGCTGAGATGCATAGAGTGAGCCAGCGCCTCGAAGACGCCATCGAACGGAGATCATTCGAG GGAGTGAGGTTGGAGTTGTGCACGCCGGACCGCCCGGGGTTGCTGACAGACGTCACCAGGACATTCCGGGAGAATGGATTGCTCGTCGCCCAGGCCGAGGTTTCGACCAAGGGCGGCATGGCCACCAGTGTGTTCTACGTGACCGGCACCACCGCCGGTCAGGCCGTCCACCAAAGCGCCATCGACGCCGTGAGGGAGAGGGTCGGCATTGACTGCCTTCTCGTCGAGGAGCACAGGCCGCAGCTCTACGAGGATGACCACAATGGCGCTGGAACTGGTCTGCTCTACGGCCTGGGCAACCTTGTGAAGATGAAATTCTACAACCTGGGTCTGATCTGGAT ATCAAGAAAAACAGTTGCCGGAATGTTGCCAGGTGAAACAAATGGGGAAGAAGATCCAGAAATGCCTGGGCTGCGCAAGGGCCAAGGGGGCGGGCTCGGGATCAGGAAGGAACAGGATGGTGAAACAAACCTATCACTAGACAAGTGA